The Fulvia fulva chromosome 1, complete sequence region TTCGCACTCTCGGGTCCATTTAATTCCAGTTGTCGCATGCTTCACGGGTCTAGAAGATGGTGCTTCAAGCATGTGAAATGCATCATACAGCCTCGCCAACACTATGTTGGGCGCGAACACAAGGTTCATCAATGCAATGGCTTCAAGGTAAGGCTTGCATGCCAGATTTGGAGGATGCAATAGTCCAGGGTAAAATGGTAAAAATTTTCAGCAGTCCTACGAATGCTCACAAGTGCTGATGAAACATATCCCGAGACAGAGGGCCGTCTGCTGGTGGACGATGATACGGAGGTAAGTGATCGTGTGAGAGTTATGATCAAATACCGACCATTTCTGGCGAAGCTACTGGACAAAGGTGTCGACGATGTGTGGTTCGGAGAGCAGTCTAGACATGCAGCCATCCCATTCGCTCCGTTGAGCTGCATGGCCAAGCCTCCTTCCGACCTTCTGCCACACTTGCCGACATGCATTCCCCATGTCCGTCGTGTGCCAAACAACCAAAAAGCAATCTTGGGATGACGAAGCGCTTCACCTACACTGCGACTGGACGCGGCAAAACTGCCAGTGGTGTGTCGCGTAGCCATACTCGGTATGCCGATGTAGTAGGGAGTGGAAATTCATCTCTTGTGATGCACCATTTATCCACACGATCATCAAGGGCTTCAACCAGCGCTCGGCGCGCGACACCTTGGGGCCTTCGACCAAGCACAGGCGCTGTGGCAACAGTGCTCTTCGTTTCGATCTTTCCGGGGAGACTGAAGTAGCAACGCCTGCCGACGGTCTGACTTCGGACTGGCGTTTGCTGAACTTCTCACAAGAAGTGGTCCCTCGAATTGGTTTCAGAACCCGTATGCGTGCGCGCGGCTTCATCTGGATGTCCGGGTGCGGTCCACAACTCAGCTTGCAGAGCGGGTTCACTAAGAAGAGCTGGTTCGTTCCCTTGGTCGTGTATTCCAGACATAAACGTTGAGGTCGCGGGCAGGATCCGTTCACCAGAATCTAGCACAGTGCTAGAGGACCCTTTGCGGAGCTGGGACCACGTGTGTCAGCAAGCTCTCACATGCCAAAACTGACTTTCTGGGCACGGCAGATCTTGCGCGGGGCAGAAGCTAACGTGTTTGGCGGCAACTCAAAATTGCGATCTGGAAAATACTCCCACGACCTCTGTACCAAACGGCTCGTGGGGTATCATTTCTCCATCTTCAAGTCTTCAGCAAACCTCTAATCATTACACTTCGTCCATGACATCGCCGTTTATGTCCGCTATAGCCGTTGGAAGATAAGATCGCGATAGTCCACATTCTCCACTCAAGGATGGCTGCAGGATCCATGCTACCAGCGCTGACATACAGCGATAGCTATTGGTAGCGCGCTTGCCGATGAGCGGTAAGTGCCGTGAAGTGCACTATCCGACAGACGGATCGCTGGAAGGAGTAGGAAGACCGTTCGTGTCGCATCCTGCACAGCATCTCATAAGGGGTGAAATCGGGCCTTCGCGGACGCGCAACCACGACTCGTCCACAGAGGCGAAGCGGCCAGTATCCATTCGGCCAAGGCAGTGTCCAAGACGCAGAGGCGACGGTCGATACTCGGTCACCATGATGCCACAGTCCGAGGTATGCTGGAAGTGAAGAGTAGAGCTCATTCCTTGAGAATGAGAAAAGAACTACACTGAAGGGAAATGAGCTACTATTTATTCTTCTGCGCACAATATTAGGAGATAAGACGCAATCGTACAGGAGCCAGCTCTCGCCAATCACTATCAGTCGCAAACACGCAATGAACGCCAGTCTGCACGACATATCCTGAACCCTGCGGTGCCCTCGTGCCTTGTTCCCGCCTATCGTGGAACTAGACAAAGGATGTTCTTATCTGATACCTGGGCAGAGTTATCCCTCTCGCCCCAGATTCGACAATCTCATTCACCCGCAGGTGTGTGCGGAGGCGGAGGTAGCCTCTAGGAAAAGCTTGTGTGATGCAGCACTGATACCGCATTGCGATAAGCTGAATAGGATCTCGCTTTCTGGATAATTCCTTTGGTTTATCTTACCGCGAGGGGAGGCAGTCGTTCTGCGGCTTCGTAGCACTACTGGCATTCGCTCCGAGTCTCACCAGGCTCCCTATTGCTGTTGACCGTTCGTGATCCATGTCTCGCGTTGCAATACATCCAACAACAAATCTCCGGAGTCTGTTCCCTTGAACGATGACGGTATCTTTCGGTCCGATGCTTCGAGCCTTAAATCAGGCGGTGAGGTCGGTTCAGGGTAGCGTCCTCGTTCGCTGAGACGTTCTATGATCCAGGGCTAGTCCATGGTCTATTTCTATAGCAATGCCCGTGGTCAAGCTTCGGTACGAGACGTCCTCGCCGTCACTCCCCGCCAGTCGCCTGCCATTTATGCCAAATGTCGGACTCTATGTTGTTGTAGAAGAGTTCTTGACCGTGGTTTGGAAGCAAATGCTGTTGGTCGTCGAGCAGCGCTATCTGAGCTCGGTGCCATTCTTGTTGCTGCATCCTGCAGGTTGTACACACAAAAGGTCCACGGTCTTGGGAGGCATGAGTATGTCCAGTAGATGTGAAAGCAGCATCGTCGCTGAGAGCTTGCCTCGCGAATCGCTCGATCATGGACTGTTCGTGTCCGACAGCTCGGATGAGCATGGTCTTTTCGTAAAGCAGAGCTCCATGCAGCGTTGTTGGACGAACACAACCCAATGCTTTTGTTGATCTGCCGATTGCAACAAGATCTCGAAGCTGCTCCAACCCATTGCTCTCTCCAGTTTGAATCACCTTCGTGTATGAGAGGTCGCATCTTGCCTTGTGTATAGAATGAGTCCAGGCTCATGTCGAGTCGATGACAGCTACTCAGTAGAAGCAAGGAGGTCATTGTGTCACGAATGCGTGAAGCGGTGTTGAGCGCATACCATGCTGGTTGTTAGTACGAAGGAGCAACCTCATGGCATCGTGGCTTCGTATCAGGATAGCATAAGATCTATGAACGTGATCTCTAAATGAACCTTGAGCCGCTAGATCCGATCGTTGCGCAACGTGGGAAGTGGATCGACGCGAAGCTTGGCTCGCGCTGCTTCCCCGCCAACACTTTGTTACTTTGTTGTGCCGCTGCTGCCCAAACGGGACACATGAAACGTCGAATGCCACTCTTTCGTCCCGAAACACGCACACAACTTCATGTTGTCTTTTCCAAACAACAAACACCTCTCGCCCACCTCTGCTCTTACACACCAACATCCCATCGCGGACCATCTCCCAAGCAAATCTGCGACAGGACACATCGGCAGCATCATCACACACTGCGGAGACAACAACAACAATGGCGTCTAGCACGCCGCACGACTTCACGATGCCGGTTCCGCCTCCTCTCCTGCACACGCGCTCGAGCAACAATGATGGCGGCGACTACCCCGGCACGCCTACACACGACAACGACGCCTTTATCTCCCCCGTGCAGACACCGCAGGGCAGCCCGAGCAAGAACAAGATGCCGCCTGGCGCCTTCGACCTGCCCAATGTCTTTTCCAACGCGATGAAGCTGATGCCTACCCAAGGCCAGCCCAACCACGGAGCTCTACAGGCTAAACAGCAAGGCACCGCCAGTCCCGGCAAACACGACTTCGATCCGTTCGCTATGCAGGACACAAAGGCTGGAGCACCGGGGAGCCCCACTCGCAAGAATGGCAAGGAGAACACACCTCCCACGCACCGACCACAACTGCAGCAAACGCAGAGCTTCATCACACAGGCTGCAGCCAGTAGACAAGAGCCATATCGGCCACGTGAAGATCGATCGCCGACGCGCCAGAAGATCCAGTCCGAAGCACTCACCGCTGAAGAAATCGAGAAGTTGCAGAAGCAGAATGTTAAGAGACTGGCAAATGTGACACAATTGTACTTCCTCGACTACTACTACGACTTGCTGTCATATGTACACAACCGATCGAACCGTCTGCAAGCGTTCAAGGCGCACAATCCACCGCCGACACCTTCAATGCCTCAGGCGGACGTGGACAAGCACAACGAGCTTTGGAGGCAGTATCTGAACCGCGAGCGTGGAACACTTCGAAAGCGACGAACTCGGCTACGACATGGCGACTTCCAGATCTTAACACAAATCGGACAAGGTGGCTATGGGCAGGTGTATCTGGCCTCCAAGAAGGACACACGAGAGATCTGCGCACTGAAAGTCATGAGCAAGAAGCTCCTCTTCAAGCTCGACGAAGTGCGACATGTGCTGACTGAGCGAGACATCCTTACCAATGCTAAGAGCGAGTGGCTAGTCAGTCTGCTGTACGCCTTCCAGGATGACAGCAGCATCTATCTGGCCATGGAGTACGTACCTGGTGGCGACTTCCGCACCTTACTCAACAACACTGGAGTCCTGCACAATCGTCATGCGCGATTCTACATATCCGAGATGTTTCTATGCGTCGATGCTCTGCACAGTCTAGGCTACATTCATCGAGATCTCAAGCCCGAGAACTTCCTGATCGATGGAACAGGTCACGTCAAGCTGACTGACTTCGGTCTGGCCGCCGGCTTCCTTGCGCCCCAGAAGATCGAGAGCATGCGAATCAAGTTGAAGGAGGTCGGCAACATCCCAGCCTCTGCAGTACCATTTGGCCGTCCGATGGAGGAGCGATCCCTGAAGGAGCGAAGGGAAGGCTACAGATCTCTGCGTGAGAACAACGTCAACTATGCCAAGTCGATAGTAGGCTCACCCGACTACATGGCACCTGAGGTACTCAAGGGCGAGGAGTACGACTTCACAGTCGACTACTGGTCTCTCGGCTGCATGTTGTTTGAAGCTCTTGCCGGATACCCGCCCTTCGCTGGTGCTTCGGTGGATGAGACGTGGCAGAACTTGAAGCGCTGGCAACACGTGTTGCGCAAGCCTGAGTACGAAGACCCTAACTACTTCCTGTCGCGTCGTACCTGGGATCTCATCACTCGTCTCATCAGCGTGAAGAGCCATCGTCTACGCGGCATCAAGGATGTGCAGGCGCATGACTACTTCCGAGAGGTGGCCTGGGACCGGATCAGACAAGAGCGTGCACCATTCGTACCTGAGCTGGACTCCGAGACAGATGCTGGCTACTTTGACGACTTTGGTAGCGAAAAGGACATGGCGAAGTATAAGGAAGTGCTGGAGAAGCAGGAAGCACTGGAGCGTATGGCTGATCGCGGAGGCGAGATGGGTCGCTCTCTGTTCGTTGGCTTCACGTTCAGGTTGGTTATACACAACATCAGTTTGATTGTATTATGCTGATTTGTCCTACAGACATCGTAAGCCTACCACAGACGACAATGGACAGCCGACCAGTCCTCGCAAACCCTTGTCCGAGATCAACGAAGACTTCGGAACTATCTTCTAATTTGTGCTCGACTGGTGGCATCTACGCCACTTCCACTTCTTCTTGAGCTGCCCAGGATGGCAGCTATTAGGGACAGCATCGTAAACGGTTAATCGGCATCAACGGGAGTTCAAAGGGTCATGTCGAGCAAGCGTGTAAGGACAGAGTATCAGAGCGAAGCAGTACTACGCGTGTTTGATAACAGTGATGCAGCTAGATGTACACTACAGAGATGGCAAAAGAACGAATGATGTTTCAGAATTTGGAACAGATCCTCTTTCGCATGCCTGACAGTATGCTCGACACGTTCTTGCTGTACTTCCTGATGCGGCACGTGCGCGCGCTAACGGAGCTGCCCGCGTCGCACCTTCTCGATGTGAAAGTGAAGTGAAGCAACGGTGTAGCAAACACAGATGTCTCAATACCCGCGCAGTGTCTAGGTCTCGGAACGTTGAGACCTGCTTTGACAGCGTACTGCTGCTTCCACCGTCGAGTCTTTAATACAAGACCGCGCTGAACGCCACCTACAGCAATCCACTGGTCCACCACGAGGAGTCAGTCATCGACGATGTCGCTCCTCACCCTACCTACGGAGCTGCTGGACCACATCTTCAGCTACTTCGAGTGGGATCGCACAAAACAGCTGCATCCGGTGAAAGACGATCTTATTAGCGCCGGCCTAACGTGCAAGAAGCTCCGCACGGCTTTGCTGCCTTCTATCTTCAAAGAGGTGACCCTACGCCTGCGATGGGTTGGTGGCGAATTGGCTGAACCTTCGCTGTTGAAACTTCGAGTGCAATCGCCCCAGTTGATGAGGCATATTCGATGTGTGACTCTCAGGTGAGTATCGAGACTGCCTTTTTGGTGGAGAAGGCGTGGTGTTGAACACCTAGAGGAGCCGTAAAATGGACCAGAGTGTGATAGCGTAGCTCTCTTGACGCTCTTTGGTACGGTGAGAGCAGTCATTTGTCCAAGACAGCCGCGAGACTGTGGTATATGCTGACGGATCTGCAACGCAGCACGGAGTGTGAGGACTGCACGCACTGCGCACAGAAGGACCATTGCCAGCCATTCGTACCTCCAGATGATCAACAAGACTGGCTCGCCTTCAAAGGCGAAGACGCATCGCATCTCGCATCCGAATATCGTAGTCGCGTGGATGCTTTTGCTCGAACATTGAGAACAAACGCCGAAGTACCCTACTGGAGCACCGACGCCTCAGCAGAATGCATCATAAGTGCAAGTCGAGCTGCGAGGCTTCGCTGCCGAACGCTGGACTGCCTTGCTATAGGTACGCATTCCCACTGGTCGTGAGACTTACACTAATGCTGACTGGCAGTCATGCTGTGCATACCACCCAACGTCCACAGCATAATCCTCAAATCCAACCTCGTAGGTCGCAACCACGAGAGCAAGAACGACTTCTCCATGCAGCTTCTAGCCACTTCAATGGAAGTCCTCGCTGACAGACTGCAAGAATTGACGCTCGTGTCCATGGCTTACCACAACCAATCAAGGAGACAAATCGCCAACGACGCCAATGCCCTCGTGGAAGACAAACCTTTGCCAATATCACTCCTCAATCGAAGCAACATACAACGTCTAGTCCTCGCCTTCCGCGAAAACAACCAATTCAGCGCCTCCAGCCCGACGTTGACACACAGGGCATACGAGCGCTGGCAAACGACCTCGATCCGCGAGCTCGACTTGCGGTACATGCGCGCCGACATCAGCGAGGTGCTGAATTTCACTAAAGGGTTCCCGGCTCTTGAGACTGTCCGTATACGAGACTTTGTTCTCTTCATCGCTGGACGTGCCCCGGGCCGTCAAGAACTGGAACGGCACGTCTGGCTTCATCTCGCCATTGAGCTCCGTCGACAACTCCCGAACGCGCGAATAGAGCTCAGTAATTTGTTTAGACCGGCGTCGTATGATCAACTCACAGAAAGTGCCATCAGGTGGATTGTGCAGGAGGCTATACCGGAAGGTGCCGTCATTGATGTGGAGAGAGAGCAGAGGTTGACTGAGGATTACTTGAGTTTTGCGTTCTTGTGGGCAGCGGAGGATGGGCGACGTCCAGCTCATAGTCCGGTCTCGGATAAGCTGTGGGCGAGCTTGAGTGATGAGGCCATGACGAGGCGATGGAGATAAAGATGACGGAAAGGACTCACGACGTAGAGACATCGGGTACGCACTTTCTCATTGCTGTAAGAACTCCAGGCTCGTGGGTACATCATCTGCCAGACCGCAAATACTGGCATAGCTCTCAAGCTCTTCTCCGCGCTTCTTGATCCGCTCACTGAAGCTTTCAAGCGAGCATGAGCCCGCTGGTCCATCATCGCATCCAGGTATCGGTACGATGCCCTCATTGATATTGACCCGAACGAAGACGTCGCTAGTTGGTGGCTCGCAGTAGACGTGATTGGGGTAGCCATACTCGCGGTTGTCCCAGCACACTTGTGGTGCTGGGCAGCTGAAGCGCTCGAGGACAAAACGTGCGCCCATAGGCTGTAGGCAGGTCAGCAACAGCAGAGCGCAGGGATAGTCGTGAACTCATACCATAACATCAGATGTCCACCATGTGCGATTCTGCGGTACCTGTGTCGTGGGTAGGTGTGGCTGTTGCTGGAACAGGTCAAAGGCGGCTAACATGGCGATGATGTCTCCGTCGTGATTGCTGCTCGGTAGTCAGCAATCACTTCAACCCAGCACGGTGCGATCACCTACAAGCTGAGGAACAGAGGTCCCGCCTCTGGGCCTTGCCGAAGCAACTCTGCAGTAGCATTGAGCCACAGCCACCCCATCGAAGCGCCATATCGATTGCCAGGTCCCGCTCGATAATAGTGCAGAACATCACGCGCATACTCGAAACTCAGTATCTCCTCTCGCGTGAAGACATCACACCACGACGAATGTCCCTTCGCCAACGTCTCAAACCCACACATCTCCTGCATCGAGTAGATTTCCACATCACTAAAGACGATCCCCGCGTTCTGCTTCTTCAGCCGCGTGCTGATGTCGGCCAAGTACGTTGAGCGAAATTGCATGAAATTCTTGACCCCGAAGCTGTGACCCAGTGGATCAGTCGCGTAGTTTGGACACGCGCGGCCGGGGGTTAAAGTGTTGGCGCCACGATCTCTTGTCTCCGGGACGACGTGATGTGTAGCTGATTGTTCCCAATCGATGCCGAAGAAGCCTGTCGCGAAGAGGCGGGCGGTGTCGCTGACTCGCTTACAGGAGCAGCTCCAGAATGAAGTCTGGTTCTGTGCGAGAGCTCTCTCAAGCAGTCGTTCGTACTTTGTCCGGAGTCTTGTTCCAGCTGAGACTGATTGGAGAGTGCCGGCATATTGTCCTGTCGCCGTGAGCTGTTCAAGCTGATCGTTCGGGTGAGGTGCAAAAAAGTCCCATTGGTCTACGAATGCCAGGCTTCCGTTGAACGTGAGGTTGGTGTGTTGAAGGCGCTGGTAAAGCTCAAGCATTTCTTGTTTGGCGCATCAGCTATTCGTCCCCCCAAAGCCGGGTCAATGAGCCAGTCCACGTACTCTCTCCGGTGGCATAGGTGGGATAGCGCTCGCCATGTCGCGACATCATGTGTACTTGATCAACGATACATCCTGCCGGTAGCTCTGCTGCTGTATCGTTGAGCACGCCTCGTGTTTTGCGTATCCATGGAGAGTTGCCGCCGAGATGTCGGAGGTCGTCCCATTGCTCCCTGGTCATGAATTAGTGCATTGGAAGTGCTTCAATTGCATTGCGAGCTACTTACCCGATTTCTTGTGATGTGAAGCTGATCTGCGCTTGGTGCAGGAAAGCATTGTGCATGTCGAAAGCGTAGACCAAGGCAGCAAGAGCTATCAAGGCTGCGGTTGCATTCTGCAAAGAGACGGCCATTGCACGACGCGTATCTCTCCAAAACATCACATAGGCCGACGGTGCTCGGAGCGATGTGTAGAGGCTCTGAAGCAGCCCTTGAAGTAAAGTTGAGGTGGAAGCTTGGACACTGTGGATGTGACATATGGTTTACGGATCAACACGCCCATGGCGTCGACGAAGTACATGTATGAATGTCATGATTCGTATCACAGTACCTCAGACTCTGCAACTAAAGCTCCTCCTTGTAGTATTCCTCTTCACTACCTCCCACTTCAGCCTCCTTCGTCTTCTTCGCATCCTTCTTATCCGTCTTCATCTTCTTCGGCTCCGTAGCAGTCTTCTCATACGTATCCTTCTTCGCACTCCCCTCCTTAATCCCACCCTCGTGCTTGATCTCTCCTGTACCTGCACCCGCACCCGCACCTTCCTCCTCATCCTCGCCATCACCTATGATCCCCCTGTACTCACGACCTCGAGGCGTGTCAATAACATCAAGCTTCCAGACCTGACCAGCAGCAATCTTCTCCAACTCCTTCTTCAGCTTCTCCATGGCTTTCGTGTCTCCCAGACCCAGCTCCTCCAGCTTCTCCTTGCTTAGGATCTTGCCCTCCGAGTTCGCGATCGTGTCGATGTACGTCTCTTTGCCTCCGCCTACGATTGCAGACTTTTCGATCTTGATACCCTCTGGGACTAGTCTGTGTTCGCCCACGTAGATGTCACCTACAGGCAGGTCGACGGGTGCAAATGCGGGCCCACCAAGAGTTGCCGCTGCTTCGGCTGCTTCCCACTGTTTTGTGGTCTCCTGGAGGATGCGTTCAGAGGCTTTGAGATCTGCTTCATAGTCTTCGATTTCGTCCGAACGAAGGATTGGCGAGCACGTTATGGCGTTCGGTTGGTCCTTCTGCGGTGGGAGAAAAGCGATGTCGTTGCAAAGGCGTGGAGTCTGAATCACCATGAGATAGTGGCAGGTACTGGTCTCTTTGATGAGGGATATGCGATCGGCGGACAGAGGGTTGCAATGGAACTGAAGCAGGTGTTAGCACGATCTGACAATGTCTCCTCTTGCAAAACAACAAAACCTACCTGCACCTCAATCTTCCTCTCTTTCCCCGTGAGATCACACACCGTCCCACCAGCCAACTTCTGCACCAGATAACGACTCTCACCCCTCTGCACAATCTCCCCATTTCCACTAGCCCTCCTCTTCGCCCCATCACTCATCTCCAGCGCCGTCTCGCCCTCATCTCTCGGGAACTCCTCTCCCTCCGCTCTCTTGGCATATGTCCCCAGCATGAAGCCCGGTACACCAGGATCCTCCATCGGTGGGTAGACAGGTATGCCACGACTTGGAGGCAACTGGTGGAACTGTTTGACGCCTTGGTTATAGCAGAAGCGGTAGCTCCACCAACCACTGATGAAGTAGACACAATTGCCCTGCATAGCTGACAGCAGTTCCCATCCTCGATCTGTTGCTCGCGCGAGCTCTTTCTCTTCCTCCGCCTTGGTGAGAGTTTCGTTCGCACCTGTGGTTCCTTCTACCGGCTTCTTGACTCTGGGTACGCGACATAGCCATGGGAGCCCATCATGGATCATGTGTTCGTAATCTGCCTGTTCATCTTCTCCCTGCTTGCTGTCATAGGATGCTGCTAGTCTTTGTTGGTATTGCTCGAGATCGGATGGTGGTGTTTCGCTGTCTGCGTTGAGGACCTGCGGATCATCGCTCTTCGCTAGTCGAGCCTTTGCTGCTGATTCTGAGGTCCATTCTGTCTGGAACTGTACTCGATACTGTGGATATGCTAGGATGTCATCCTGAACGCTGAACACATGTTGCGATGCGGAAGCAAGGATAGCTGCGGTTCGCAGCACCGCCGGGAGTG contains the following coding sequences:
- a CDS encoding Serine/threonine-protein kinase DBF20 — protein: MASSTPHDFTMPVPPPLLHTRSSNNDGGDYPGTPTHDNDAFISPVQTPQGSPSKNKMPPGAFDLPNVFSNAMKLMPTQGQPNHGALQAKQQGTASPGKHDFDPFAMQDTKAGAPGSPTRKNGKENTPPTHRPQLQQTQSFITQAAASRQEPYRPREDRSPTRQKIQSEALTAEEIEKLQKQNVKRLANVTQLYFLDYYYDLLSYVHNRSNRLQAFKAHNPPPTPSMPQADVDKHNELWRQYLNRERGTLRKRRTRLRHGDFQILTQIGQGGYGQVYLASKKDTREICALKVMSKKLLFKLDEVRHVLTERDILTNAKSEWLVSLLYAFQDDSSIYLAMEYVPGGDFRTLLNNTGVLHNRHARFYISEMFLCVDALHSLGYIHRDLKPENFLIDGTGHVKLTDFGLAAGFLAPQKIESMRIKLKEVGNIPASAVPFGRPMEERSLKERREGYRSLRENNVNYAKSIVGSPDYMAPEVLKGEEYDFTVDYWSLGCMLFEALAGYPPFAGASVDETWQNLKRWQHVLRKPEYEDPNYFLSRRTWDLITRLISVKSHRLRGIKDVQAHDYFREVAWDRIRQERAPFVPELDSETDAGYFDDFGSEKDMAKYKEVLEKQEALERMADRGGEMGRSLFVGFTFRHRKPTTDDNGQPTSPRKPLSEINEDFGTIF
- a CDS encoding 3-phytase B, encoding MFWRDTRRAMAVSLQNATAALIALAALVYAFDMHNAFLHQAQISFTSQEIGEQWDDLRHLGGNSPWIRKTRGVLNDTAAELPAGCIVDQVHMMSRHGERYPTYATGEKMLELYQRLQHTNLTFNGSLAFVDQWDFFAPHPNDQLEQLTATGQYAGTLQSVSAGTRLRTKYERLLERALAQNQTSFWSCSCKRVSDTARLFATGFFGIDWEQSATHHVVPETRDRGANTLTPGRACPNYATDPLGHSFGVKNFMQFRSTYLADISTRLKKQNAGIVFSDVEIYSMQEMCGFETLAKGHSSWCDVFTREEILSFEYARDVLHYYRAGPGNRYGASMGWLWLNATAELLRQGPEAGPLFLSFNHDGDIIAMLAAFDLFQQQPHLPTTQVPQNRTWWTSDVMPMGARFVLERFSCPAPQVCWDNREYGYPNHVYCEPPTSDVFVRVNINEGIVPIPGCDDGPAGSCSLESFSERIKKRGEELESYASICGLADDVPTSLEFLQQ